The genome window CCTGTTTTTGATGGGGTATAATATAGAGGTTACTGGAAACTTGTGCCCCTGTGGTTCCTTGCAGCTGGTTCATCTGGATCTAGATTAGTTATAAGCAAGAACACATCATCCTTAGCAGGGGACAGATAGTATTAATCAGCACAAAGAAAacagaactgtttgtttatttaaaacccCTTGTTCAACAGCCACTCTTTCAGTTCATTGTCAAAATAGCCTTTAATACGGATGCTAGCAGTGACTTCATTGACTTGAATAGGTGGTGGTTTCCCAGCAAGCTGAGTGAGGAACTCCTTAACTTCCTTCTCCAGGGCCTGAAGTTaaagaaacagaacaaaaatcaTGTCTCTATTTAACTAAATCAAATTGACAACCCAAAATTTGGTTTAGTCATCAAATACTAGGCCAGGCTCTCAGCTGTTAGGATCATGTTTGACTTGGTTTAAAGCTGGGCATGCATCAGGCATAACACCAAATAGTCCAGACATGTTAATTGTGTTGTAGGAGCTGTACGAACAGCAGTCACTAGTTTTGCTAGTCTGGTATTCTGCTTCCTGTTGTGGTAGATAATTCTTTTACAAATATAACTCAATTTTCTGCACCCATGCATGGGAGGAGGAAACTCCTCAGGAAAAAGAACTTTACTTTTTGTTCTGGACTTGAATAGCATCCCTATTAGCTTTTTTCTAAACTAATGGCTGTTATGGGGAATATGTAATTGtctctccagctgctcagctctgaaggcagcactgccatcACCAGCAGCGCAGCAGTAAGAGTAGCATTactgcattccccctccccctttttgggTCAAGACTCAAAttaccatgaaatttcagatttaaatagttgAAATTATGAAATGTACTCTTAAAATCCTATGATTGTGAAATTGTCCAAAATGGACCAAATTTGGTAGATCCCTCACTATAATTCTTTGATTTGCTGTAAGACTTTTGCagaatacagccactccccgagttacaaCCACCTCTACttatgaccatccgcacttacgaccaaagcagtcGTAAATGTGGATCCGTGTTACAAACGGCGATCCGTGCTTATGAACAGCGTggttgccatgtaactctataggatccgagttacgaacacttcgagttacggaccaagtgttggtccataactCAGGGAGCGGTTGTACATTCAATACATTTTCTCCTATTAAATTTGCATTCCATTTTGAGGGGTAAGGAGAATCATTGAATGTACACTTTTAGAAGCTGTGTAATTGTGGATCTGCTGTTCGTCCCTAGTGGAATGAGTTGGAATAGCACATACCCAGATATCACCTTCAATTTTCCTGATGACAGTCATCCGCCTGTTGCCACTAGTAATGTCCTTATAGACTGGAACGTTGTGCATCCGGGAACGTCTTACAAAGTAAGGAAGGGCAGGTGGAGTATCTAATCAAAAAAATTGATTTCAACTCTAGGCTAGAACAATGTCTGGTCTGTATGCTCCACTAGTGAGCTGCAATCAGAATAGTGACTCTGATGAAGCTCAAGTCATTTCAGTTTGCAACTCTACTCTCCCTACCACAACCTTTCACTAACATCTAAAAATTCAACTGGGTTGTTCCTGGCTAAGGCAGTCACTGGTAAATATGCAATCGGAATTTAGCAGCCTTATGCATAAAGGCAGAACAGACACCTGTTCATGCCAGTAACTTTACTAGggaaaaacccccaaaaaacaaattGTCACTTTTCTGATACCAACTACTAACAAGGTTTGTATTTCTCAAGTTTTAGAAACATAGGATAAAGTATTCCAACAGCCAGCCTATGTTGATGGAAGGACTACTACAAGCATTAGTCTCTTTCTGTACCATACTCAAAATCACAAATCTTTCAGGTTACAGGAAACGAGGCCAGCATTAGGGGCCGTCAGGAGAGACTGCTATTGTTTGACTGCCTTCTGGTCCTAGAAAAATGTACCTTTCTATACCTAAAAAATGTAGGTTTCAGAGACAAAAGGGCACCTGTTATTGCATAAAAACTTCCTCATACCAAAATATCTCTgtagcagggatgggcaattaCAAATAATGGGTGGGCCACATGattggccctccttcacctcagtgggctgcagtaACCCATTGCCCTCTGGATATTCACCCCTCGTGCTCTCCCACATGCCTTCCAAACTGAGGCTCCAGAGTCACacactgctccctcccttcccagcagTTTCAGAATGTGTGAATTGCCTGATTTGCACTCAGTGCCCACCTTGCTCCATCACAGCTCTAGGAGGGACAGAGCATGAACCAGGCAATTCATGCATTCCAAAAGtgctggaagggaggagcaggTTAAGTGAGGGGCTCTGGTGCCtcagtgtgggtgggtgggggaggggaaaggtgggCCTGCAAAGCACAGGATGCCCACTACTGGTTTATATATATCATGACTAAAACCCACCACTTTAAAAAtcacatgaaaaaaaaacaatctAATGGAAAATAACAGTGGTTGACACGCGTTCCCCTTCACTTAAGAGCAGTGGCTGTTCTGAGATACTTACATTCAGACTAAAGATGGGTTCCTTGCAACAAAGGAGTGGGTAAGAGAACCTCTGAAGGCTGGATCAGCTGGTGGATACAGATtaccactgccctgctgcttcccccatccccaggacaatcaagacctggggatgggagtgtgtgaagtctcctttccccaccccccaagggtgcacagcaccagagggaatCACCTGCTGTTCTCTCTAgcctctgctcccaggccctgataaagtctcctcccacccaagGGGCATGGCATCACAGTGAACAGAAGCAGTTCTCTCTAGCCAGCACatgccccaggcagggcgggggcagaggctgagggaattcaCATgctcccaggctctgattggcctggagagTGCTCGAAGTCTTCAGttgcagtgcctagagggaactgccagctgttttaaaactgctggcacTTCTCTCTAGCTGCTTGGGGTAAGTGGGGGGAGAGACTTCAtgtgtttcccccacccccaggctaatcaggatctgtgggcagAGAACTCTtcctgccctgtcccaccccttccaggggagcCCAGGTCCCCTTTAGAAATCTATGAAGTggctcccttttaaaaattattgcccacccttgtcaCAACATTACAATCTCTGGCTCTCGGTCAATGCTGTGTAGTATTCCAGCTCTGGCATGCTAAATCAGCACAAAATAGTTGCTACCAGTAGGCTGAGTGGAATTTGTTTTGATAGataatgttttaatttaaatttccAGTTGTGCAAAATCGTGGACTAagtattttattgatttaaatttcccac of Pelodiscus sinensis isolate JC-2024 chromosome 11, ASM4963464v1, whole genome shotgun sequence contains these proteins:
- the MRPL49 gene encoding large ribosomal subunit protein mL49, producing the protein MAAAMSLAGLRRRPRCLWGAGARRLLQLTARQSQSRDEPETRDPHYPGIVESTEEYKFVERLIPPTRIPAPPKHDQYPTPSGWRPPSDTPPALPYFVRRSRMHNVPVYKDITSGNRRMTVIRKIEGDIWALEKEVKEFLTQLAGKPPPIQVNEVTASIRIKGYFDNELKEWLLNKGF